Part of the Sphingobacterium sp. LZ7M1 genome, CCATTTCTGCCGTCTGCTTTTCCAGTTTAAAGAGGTAAGCCGATGCCTTTTTCTCCGAGAAATTACGGTAAAGTATCTTCACTATTTGGTTGTAATTCACGCCAACCGCTCTGAACTGGCTGTAAAGATTGGTCAGCCTCGTATGAAAATCGACTGCATCCATGTCAATTTTTACGGTTTTGACTGGCTTCTGAAAGATGCAGGCTGTAATAAAATGTGCCATTACTTTCATTCCCGATTGCTCGAACAACGTAAGGAACTGTGCATTTTCCATGTCGTTGAGACTAATCGAATAACGGTGGGTGGCAGGGTCTTTCTTAGGCTTGCGACCAACTTTGTTTGTTCGGTTTCTTCTGTTGTCTTCCATATCTAAATCCATTAATAATTACTATAAACTGCGACTTTGGAGCGGTTTTCAGCCCCCTGCAAGGGCAAGTGGTTTTGAGGTGCGGAATTTATTTCGAGCATCTCAAAACATAACTTGCTCTGTTCGGGTGAACAGAAAATCCGTCCGCCTATCGGCGGATACGGATTGGGTAAAGCGGAAAAAAACGGCTTTGCGCCGTTCCGCCCATAACTTCCATTCTCCAATGATTTTTCCATTCACCCTTTGCATTTAAGCCCTTACAAAGTAAGGGTAGCTTTTTCAAAGCATTGACCTATCCGCCACGACCAAACATTGCCAAAAAATGCCGTGGATTACCGCTTTAAATCAATGGAGCGGAATAACCTGCTTCTTTGCGCTATCAGTCACGCAAG contains:
- the mobA gene encoding conjugal transfer protein MobA, with product MEDNRRNRTNKVGRKPKKDPATHRYSISLNDMENAQFLTLFEQSGMKVMAHFITACIFQKPVKTVKIDMDAVDFHTRLTNLYSQFRAVGVNYNQIVKILYRNFSEKKASAYLFKLEKQTAEMADLCRKVIELTQEFEKEHLQKHR